Proteins from a single region of Oncorhynchus keta strain PuntledgeMale-10-30-2019 chromosome 20, Oket_V2, whole genome shotgun sequence:
- the sgo1 gene encoding shugoshin 1 isoform X2 — MIGNDASQFPPISTRSAEFENQPVENGFLRTAMVRERGQKKSFQQSLGDIKEKMIEKRNKRLASASAGNRGRSKRINRTSAANVKPIILKNVQINNKALALALQAEKEKVRQANGIILQMKREQQALFLHLLMLKKRLKDQEAQASNVQTGPAQLLAEPPNPVDTSRRIQSQAALEDPVKDEAPLSPISSEPQLPEGMGQSESDGQVALPKTVAVRRRRVEGRGRRSEHVRKGRRSSFYEQNHSAPPESLIQKKTEVVVESLVLNARRGQNHIQEVKMERGNPIGSEEFQQHFTPEPPAKPAYQQQQPRNKPKQAHPPWPKPELAARKQERGLKPDRPPLKKPWETSKPRARSKSRDRSATRSRTGVASAAPLNTSLNTSQGFNDTFDFDCEDGVHLTPFKASGPKDNPRDTPIQEVERGQKQNPKRTLSSSESSSSSSSESDDSPYVPQKRRRQSPRARAKPALALRARGRPCKAATDKENGPPSKPELLHATRMEVCSTPVVLDKQFKEEPERSQSSIWIQPLSLVAMDVALEASLSESEGSPYVPKSRGVRKTQGNPEQAKPTPTRRGRPYKAARDKENVPPPKRQLSCVTRVEASPTAEVPETEVQFPETPGSVFVDSPRPMAEQGLEGHPEQHGQNKEEALLPVTPGVEEEMMRIGNVLSGFRDSPCESPGIPTSSTPQNHISHIPKTCKRTAYRKFSLKSSRPSDRCSTPVPGRKRRSTMTVDYKEPSLQAKLRRGDRFTDTKFLLSPVFKQKPRKSVKTRLSLEKYNESFVGCR; from the exons ATGATAGGAAATGACGCGTCCCAGTTCCCACCAATCAGCACTCGCAGCGCAGAATTCGAAAATCAACCAGTAGAGAACggattt TTACGTACAGCCATGGTGAGGGAACGGGGCCAGAAGAAGTCTTTCCAGCAAAGCCTGGGTGACATCAAGGAAAAGATGATTGAGAAGAGGAACAAACGCCTGGCAAGCGCCTCTGCAGGCAACAGGGGACGGTCCAAAAGGATCAACAGAACCAGTG cGGCCAACGTGAAGCCAATTATCCTGAAGAACGTGCAGATCAATAACAAAGCCCTGGCTCTGGCCCTGCAGGCAGAGAAGGAGAAGGTGAGGCAGGCCAACGGTATCATCCTACAGATGAAGAGGGAGCAGCAggccctcttcctccacctcctcatgcTCAAGAAGAGGCTCAAAGATCAGGAGGCGCAGGCCAGTAATGTACAG ACTGGACCTGCACAGCTCCTTGCTGAACCACCAAATCCAGTGGACACCTCCAG GAGAATTCAAAGCCAAGCTGCTCTGGAAGATCCTGTGAAGGACGAAGCTCCACTCTCACCCATCAGCTCAG AGCCTCAGTTGCCTGAAGGCATGGGACAAAGCGAAAGTGACGGGCAAGTGGCGTTGCCAAAGACAGTGGCTGTGAGACGTCGCCGGGTGGAAGGCAGAGGGAGGCGATCTGAGCATGTGCGGAAAGGGCGCCGTTCCTCGTTCTATGAGCAGAACCACAGCGCCCCTCCAGAATCTCTCATACAGAAAAAGACTGAGGTCGTAGTGGAGAGCCTGGTTCTAAACGCCAGGAGAGGCCAGAACCACATACAGGAAGTGAAGATGGAGAGAGGCAATCCGATTGGCTCAGAGGAGTTCCAGCAGCACTTCACCCCAGAGCCCCCGGCTAAACCAGCATATCAACAACAGCAACCCCGGAACAAACCAAAACAGGCCCATCCACCGTGGCCTAAGCCCGAACTGGCTGCACGCAAGCAAGAGAGGGGCCTCAAACCGGACCGCCCCCCTCTGAAGAAACCCTGGGAGACCTCTAAACCCAGAGCCCGGTCCAAGAGCCGGGACCGCTCAGCCACACGGTCCAGAACCGGGGTGGCCTCTGCTGCACCTCTCAACACCTCCCTCAACACATCTCAGGGATTCAATGACACTTTTGACTTCGACTGCGAGGACGGGGTACACCTCACCCCCTTCAAGGCTAGTGGACCCAAGGATAACCCCCGAGACACACCCATacaggaggtggagaggggacagaaacagaaCCCGAAGAGGACTCTGTCGTCATCTGAGTCTAGTTCATCTTCGTCTTCTGAGTCAGATGACAGCCCCTACGTTCCTCAGAAACGGAGGAGACAGAGCCCCCGGGCCCGGGCCAAGCCTGCCCTCGCTCTTAGAGCCAGAGGTCGACCCTGCAAAGCAGCTACAGACAAGGAGAACGGCCCCCCATCCAAACCAGAGTTGTTACATG CAACCAGAATGGAGGTCTGTTCCACCCCTGTGGTCCTTGACAAACAATTCAAGGAGGAACCAGAAAGGAGCCAGAGCTCGATTTGGATACAGCCGTTGTCTCTGGTTGCCATGGATGTTGCCTTAGAGGCCAGCTTGTCTGAGTCAGAGGGTAGTCCCTACGTTCCTAAAAGCCGTGGCGTACGAAAGACACAGGGCAACCCAGAGCAGGCCAAGCCCACCCCCACTCGCAGGGGACGGCCCTATAAAGCAGCCAGAGACAAGGAGAACGTCCCCCCTCCTAAACGACAGTTGTCATGTG TCACCAGAGTAGAGGCCAGTCCCACAGCTGAGGTCCCTGAGACAGAAGTCCAATTCCCAGAAACACCTGGGAGTGTCTTTGTTGACAGTCCTCGACCAATGGCAGAGCAGGGTCTTGAGGGCCACCCAG AGCAACACGGACAAAATAAAGAGGAGGCTCTGCTTCCTGTCACTccaggagtggaggaggagatgatgaGGATCGGCAATGTCCTGTCTGGTTTCAGGGACTCCCCCTGTGAGTCTCCTGGGATACCGACCAGCAGCACCCCCCAGAACCACATCTCACACATCCCCAAAACATGCAAGAGGACAG CCTATCGGAAGTTCTCTTTAAAGAGCTCCCGCCCTTCAGACCGATGTTCTACCCCTGTCCCCGGCCGCAAGAGGCGGTCCACGATGACAGTGGACTACAAAGAGCCATCGCTGCAAGC GAAACTGAGACGTGGAGACAGGTTCACAGACACCAAgttcctcctctctcccgtcttcaAACAGAAACCCAGGAAGTCCGTGAAGACTCGGCTGTCGTTGGAGAAATACAACGAGTCATTTGTGGGATGTCGCTGA
- the sgo1 gene encoding shugoshin 1 isoform X1: protein MIGNDASQFPPISTRSAEFENQPVENGFLRTAMVRERGQKKSFQQSLGDIKEKMIEKRNKRLASASAGNRGRSKRINRTSAANVKPIILKNVQINNKALALALQAEKEKVRQANGIILQMKREQQALFLHLLMLKKRLKDQEAQASNVQTGPAQLLAEPPNPVDTSRRIQSQAALEDPVKDEAPLSPISSEPQLPEGMGQSESDGQVALPKTVAVRRRRVEGRGRRSEHVRKGRRSSFYEQNHSAPPESLIQKKTEVVVESLVLNARRGQNHIQEVKMERGNPIGSEEFQQHFTPEPPAKPAYQQQQPRNKPKQAHPPWPKPELAARKQERGLKPDRPPLKKPWETSKPRARSKSRDRSATRSRTGVASAAPLNTSLNTSQGFNDTFDFDCEDGVHLTPFKASGPKDNPRDTPIQEVERGQKQNPKRTLSSSESSSSSSSESDDSPYVPQKRRRQSPRARAKPALALRARGRPCKAATDKENGPPSKPELLHATRMEVCSTPVVLDKQFKEEPERSQSSIWIQPLSLVAMDVALEASLSESEGSPYVPKSRGVRKTQGNPEQAKPTPTRRGRPYKAARDKENVPPPKRQLSCVTRVEASPTAEVPETEVQFPETPGSVFVDSPRPMAEQGLEGHPEQHGQNKEEALLPVTPGVEEEMMRIGNVLSGFRDSPCESPGIPTSSTPQNHISHIPKTCKRTGGLSVRTGRGFSLSDVTNLTPAAYRKFSLKSSRPSDRCSTPVPGRKRRSTMTVDYKEPSLQAKLRRGDRFTDTKFLLSPVFKQKPRKSVKTRLSLEKYNESFVGCR, encoded by the exons ATGATAGGAAATGACGCGTCCCAGTTCCCACCAATCAGCACTCGCAGCGCAGAATTCGAAAATCAACCAGTAGAGAACggattt TTACGTACAGCCATGGTGAGGGAACGGGGCCAGAAGAAGTCTTTCCAGCAAAGCCTGGGTGACATCAAGGAAAAGATGATTGAGAAGAGGAACAAACGCCTGGCAAGCGCCTCTGCAGGCAACAGGGGACGGTCCAAAAGGATCAACAGAACCAGTG cGGCCAACGTGAAGCCAATTATCCTGAAGAACGTGCAGATCAATAACAAAGCCCTGGCTCTGGCCCTGCAGGCAGAGAAGGAGAAGGTGAGGCAGGCCAACGGTATCATCCTACAGATGAAGAGGGAGCAGCAggccctcttcctccacctcctcatgcTCAAGAAGAGGCTCAAAGATCAGGAGGCGCAGGCCAGTAATGTACAG ACTGGACCTGCACAGCTCCTTGCTGAACCACCAAATCCAGTGGACACCTCCAG GAGAATTCAAAGCCAAGCTGCTCTGGAAGATCCTGTGAAGGACGAAGCTCCACTCTCACCCATCAGCTCAG AGCCTCAGTTGCCTGAAGGCATGGGACAAAGCGAAAGTGACGGGCAAGTGGCGTTGCCAAAGACAGTGGCTGTGAGACGTCGCCGGGTGGAAGGCAGAGGGAGGCGATCTGAGCATGTGCGGAAAGGGCGCCGTTCCTCGTTCTATGAGCAGAACCACAGCGCCCCTCCAGAATCTCTCATACAGAAAAAGACTGAGGTCGTAGTGGAGAGCCTGGTTCTAAACGCCAGGAGAGGCCAGAACCACATACAGGAAGTGAAGATGGAGAGAGGCAATCCGATTGGCTCAGAGGAGTTCCAGCAGCACTTCACCCCAGAGCCCCCGGCTAAACCAGCATATCAACAACAGCAACCCCGGAACAAACCAAAACAGGCCCATCCACCGTGGCCTAAGCCCGAACTGGCTGCACGCAAGCAAGAGAGGGGCCTCAAACCGGACCGCCCCCCTCTGAAGAAACCCTGGGAGACCTCTAAACCCAGAGCCCGGTCCAAGAGCCGGGACCGCTCAGCCACACGGTCCAGAACCGGGGTGGCCTCTGCTGCACCTCTCAACACCTCCCTCAACACATCTCAGGGATTCAATGACACTTTTGACTTCGACTGCGAGGACGGGGTACACCTCACCCCCTTCAAGGCTAGTGGACCCAAGGATAACCCCCGAGACACACCCATacaggaggtggagaggggacagaaacagaaCCCGAAGAGGACTCTGTCGTCATCTGAGTCTAGTTCATCTTCGTCTTCTGAGTCAGATGACAGCCCCTACGTTCCTCAGAAACGGAGGAGACAGAGCCCCCGGGCCCGGGCCAAGCCTGCCCTCGCTCTTAGAGCCAGAGGTCGACCCTGCAAAGCAGCTACAGACAAGGAGAACGGCCCCCCATCCAAACCAGAGTTGTTACATG CAACCAGAATGGAGGTCTGTTCCACCCCTGTGGTCCTTGACAAACAATTCAAGGAGGAACCAGAAAGGAGCCAGAGCTCGATTTGGATACAGCCGTTGTCTCTGGTTGCCATGGATGTTGCCTTAGAGGCCAGCTTGTCTGAGTCAGAGGGTAGTCCCTACGTTCCTAAAAGCCGTGGCGTACGAAAGACACAGGGCAACCCAGAGCAGGCCAAGCCCACCCCCACTCGCAGGGGACGGCCCTATAAAGCAGCCAGAGACAAGGAGAACGTCCCCCCTCCTAAACGACAGTTGTCATGTG TCACCAGAGTAGAGGCCAGTCCCACAGCTGAGGTCCCTGAGACAGAAGTCCAATTCCCAGAAACACCTGGGAGTGTCTTTGTTGACAGTCCTCGACCAATGGCAGAGCAGGGTCTTGAGGGCCACCCAG AGCAACACGGACAAAATAAAGAGGAGGCTCTGCTTCCTGTCACTccaggagtggaggaggagatgatgaGGATCGGCAATGTCCTGTCTGGTTTCAGGGACTCCCCCTGTGAGTCTCCTGGGATACCGACCAGCAGCACCCCCCAGAACCACATCTCACACATCCCCAAAACATGCAAGAGGACAG GTGGGCTTAGTGTCAGGACTGGGCGGGGCTTCAGTCTTAGTGATGTGACCAATCTTACCCCTGCAGCCTATCGGAAGTTCTCTTTAAAGAGCTCCCGCCCTTCAGACCGATGTTCTACCCCTGTCCCCGGCCGCAAGAGGCGGTCCACGATGACAGTGGACTACAAAGAGCCATCGCTGCAAGC GAAACTGAGACGTGGAGACAGGTTCACAGACACCAAgttcctcctctctcccgtcttcaAACAGAAACCCAGGAAGTCCGTGAAGACTCGGCTGTCGTTGGAGAAATACAACGAGTCATTTGTGGGATGTCGCTGA
- the sgo1 gene encoding shugoshin 1 isoform X3 translates to MVRERGQKKSFQQSLGDIKEKMIEKRNKRLASASAGNRGRSKRINRTSAANVKPIILKNVQINNKALALALQAEKEKVRQANGIILQMKREQQALFLHLLMLKKRLKDQEAQASNVQTGPAQLLAEPPNPVDTSRRIQSQAALEDPVKDEAPLSPISSEPQLPEGMGQSESDGQVALPKTVAVRRRRVEGRGRRSEHVRKGRRSSFYEQNHSAPPESLIQKKTEVVVESLVLNARRGQNHIQEVKMERGNPIGSEEFQQHFTPEPPAKPAYQQQQPRNKPKQAHPPWPKPELAARKQERGLKPDRPPLKKPWETSKPRARSKSRDRSATRSRTGVASAAPLNTSLNTSQGFNDTFDFDCEDGVHLTPFKASGPKDNPRDTPIQEVERGQKQNPKRTLSSSESSSSSSSESDDSPYVPQKRRRQSPRARAKPALALRARGRPCKAATDKENGPPSKPELLHATRMEVCSTPVVLDKQFKEEPERSQSSIWIQPLSLVAMDVALEASLSESEGSPYVPKSRGVRKTQGNPEQAKPTPTRRGRPYKAARDKENVPPPKRQLSCVTRVEASPTAEVPETEVQFPETPGSVFVDSPRPMAEQGLEGHPEQHGQNKEEALLPVTPGVEEEMMRIGNVLSGFRDSPCESPGIPTSSTPQNHISHIPKTCKRTGGLSVRTGRGFSLSDVTNLTPAAYRKFSLKSSRPSDRCSTPVPGRKRRSTMTVDYKEPSLQAKLRRGDRFTDTKFLLSPVFKQKPRKSVKTRLSLEKYNESFVGCR, encoded by the exons ATGGTGAGGGAACGGGGCCAGAAGAAGTCTTTCCAGCAAAGCCTGGGTGACATCAAGGAAAAGATGATTGAGAAGAGGAACAAACGCCTGGCAAGCGCCTCTGCAGGCAACAGGGGACGGTCCAAAAGGATCAACAGAACCAGTG cGGCCAACGTGAAGCCAATTATCCTGAAGAACGTGCAGATCAATAACAAAGCCCTGGCTCTGGCCCTGCAGGCAGAGAAGGAGAAGGTGAGGCAGGCCAACGGTATCATCCTACAGATGAAGAGGGAGCAGCAggccctcttcctccacctcctcatgcTCAAGAAGAGGCTCAAAGATCAGGAGGCGCAGGCCAGTAATGTACAG ACTGGACCTGCACAGCTCCTTGCTGAACCACCAAATCCAGTGGACACCTCCAG GAGAATTCAAAGCCAAGCTGCTCTGGAAGATCCTGTGAAGGACGAAGCTCCACTCTCACCCATCAGCTCAG AGCCTCAGTTGCCTGAAGGCATGGGACAAAGCGAAAGTGACGGGCAAGTGGCGTTGCCAAAGACAGTGGCTGTGAGACGTCGCCGGGTGGAAGGCAGAGGGAGGCGATCTGAGCATGTGCGGAAAGGGCGCCGTTCCTCGTTCTATGAGCAGAACCACAGCGCCCCTCCAGAATCTCTCATACAGAAAAAGACTGAGGTCGTAGTGGAGAGCCTGGTTCTAAACGCCAGGAGAGGCCAGAACCACATACAGGAAGTGAAGATGGAGAGAGGCAATCCGATTGGCTCAGAGGAGTTCCAGCAGCACTTCACCCCAGAGCCCCCGGCTAAACCAGCATATCAACAACAGCAACCCCGGAACAAACCAAAACAGGCCCATCCACCGTGGCCTAAGCCCGAACTGGCTGCACGCAAGCAAGAGAGGGGCCTCAAACCGGACCGCCCCCCTCTGAAGAAACCCTGGGAGACCTCTAAACCCAGAGCCCGGTCCAAGAGCCGGGACCGCTCAGCCACACGGTCCAGAACCGGGGTGGCCTCTGCTGCACCTCTCAACACCTCCCTCAACACATCTCAGGGATTCAATGACACTTTTGACTTCGACTGCGAGGACGGGGTACACCTCACCCCCTTCAAGGCTAGTGGACCCAAGGATAACCCCCGAGACACACCCATacaggaggtggagaggggacagaaacagaaCCCGAAGAGGACTCTGTCGTCATCTGAGTCTAGTTCATCTTCGTCTTCTGAGTCAGATGACAGCCCCTACGTTCCTCAGAAACGGAGGAGACAGAGCCCCCGGGCCCGGGCCAAGCCTGCCCTCGCTCTTAGAGCCAGAGGTCGACCCTGCAAAGCAGCTACAGACAAGGAGAACGGCCCCCCATCCAAACCAGAGTTGTTACATG CAACCAGAATGGAGGTCTGTTCCACCCCTGTGGTCCTTGACAAACAATTCAAGGAGGAACCAGAAAGGAGCCAGAGCTCGATTTGGATACAGCCGTTGTCTCTGGTTGCCATGGATGTTGCCTTAGAGGCCAGCTTGTCTGAGTCAGAGGGTAGTCCCTACGTTCCTAAAAGCCGTGGCGTACGAAAGACACAGGGCAACCCAGAGCAGGCCAAGCCCACCCCCACTCGCAGGGGACGGCCCTATAAAGCAGCCAGAGACAAGGAGAACGTCCCCCCTCCTAAACGACAGTTGTCATGTG TCACCAGAGTAGAGGCCAGTCCCACAGCTGAGGTCCCTGAGACAGAAGTCCAATTCCCAGAAACACCTGGGAGTGTCTTTGTTGACAGTCCTCGACCAATGGCAGAGCAGGGTCTTGAGGGCCACCCAG AGCAACACGGACAAAATAAAGAGGAGGCTCTGCTTCCTGTCACTccaggagtggaggaggagatgatgaGGATCGGCAATGTCCTGTCTGGTTTCAGGGACTCCCCCTGTGAGTCTCCTGGGATACCGACCAGCAGCACCCCCCAGAACCACATCTCACACATCCCCAAAACATGCAAGAGGACAG GTGGGCTTAGTGTCAGGACTGGGCGGGGCTTCAGTCTTAGTGATGTGACCAATCTTACCCCTGCAGCCTATCGGAAGTTCTCTTTAAAGAGCTCCCGCCCTTCAGACCGATGTTCTACCCCTGTCCCCGGCCGCAAGAGGCGGTCCACGATGACAGTGGACTACAAAGAGCCATCGCTGCAAGC GAAACTGAGACGTGGAGACAGGTTCACAGACACCAAgttcctcctctctcccgtcttcaAACAGAAACCCAGGAAGTCCGTGAAGACTCGGCTGTCGTTGGAGAAATACAACGAGTCATTTGTGGGATGTCGCTGA